Proteins encoded within one genomic window of Thunnus maccoyii chromosome 22, fThuMac1.1, whole genome shotgun sequence:
- the LOC121889740 gene encoding uncharacterized protein LOC121889740 codes for MESPVLPVTEGAAVTLRCRKNKTSFDLKADFYRDGLLIRSNSTGEMTINNVSKSDEGCYKCSISGAGESAGRWLSVKVEIPKYNGSVTQSKDSLVQLADKTAFWKEIHFSHHYVILLWTVVTVLLALQLLVIGLLFWKKQLVLLEAQMSNPHNDIYAVVKRDKKKKDTADAADNLNLCLNTNHSSKPQTEKDETRPQSFDSTFTTDDTPQALQNEWRVSSITATADPSAATDPPLPDQDNIYSTI; via the exons ATGGAGAGTCCTGTCCTTCCTGTAACAGAGGGAGCTGCGGTGACTCTGCGCTGTAGAAAGAATAAAACTTCCTTTGATCTCAAAGCTGATTTCTATAGAGATGGCCTCCTTATCAGGAGTAACTCTACAGGAGAGATGACCATCAACAATGTTTCTAAGTCTGATGAAGGATGCTACAAGTGCAGCATCTCTGGAGCTGGAGAATCAGCAGGGAGGTGGCTGTCAGTCAAAG TGGAGATCCCAAAGTATAATGGCTCTGTGACCCAAAGTAAGGACTCATTGGTACAACTTGCAGACAAAACAG CATTTTGGAAAGAGATTCATTTTTCCCACCATTACGTCATCCTGCTTTGGACTGTTGTGACGGTTTTGTTGgctctgcagctgctggtgATTGGACTACTTTTCTGGAAGAAACAGCTGG tcttACTAGAGGCCCAGATGAGTAATCCACACAATGACATTTATGCTGTCGTcaaaagagacaagaaaaagaaag acacTGCAGACGCTGCTGATAATTTGAACCTCTGCCTTAACACAAACCACAGCAGCAAACCACAGACAGAAAAGG ATGAAACCCGGCCTCAATCTTTTGACTCCACTTTCACCACTGATGACACACCACAAGCTCTCCAAAAcg AATGGAGAGTATCCAGCATCACAGCAACAGCAGATCCATCAGCAGCGACGGATCCACCTCTACCAGATCAGGATAACATATATTCTACCATCTAA